In Motacilla alba alba isolate MOTALB_02 chromosome 21, Motacilla_alba_V1.0_pri, whole genome shotgun sequence, the following are encoded in one genomic region:
- the GNB1 gene encoding guanine nucleotide-binding protein G(I)/G(S)/G(T) subunit beta-1 — translation MSELDQLRQEAEQLKNQIRDARKACADATLAQITANIDPVGRIQMRTRRTLRGHLAKIYAMHWGTDSRLLVSASQDGKLIIWDSYTTNKVHAIPLRSSWVMTCAYAPSGNYVACGGLDNICSIYNLKTREGNVRVSRELAGHTGYLSCCRFLDDNQIVTSSGDTTCALWDIETGQQTTTFTGHTGDVMSLSLAPDARCFVSGACDASAKLWDVREGMCRQTFTGHESDINAICFFPNGNAFATGSDDATCRLFDLRADQELMVYSHDNIICGITSVAFSKSGRLLLAGYDDFNCNVWDTLKADRAGVLAGHDNRVSCLGVTDDGMAVATGSWDSFLKIWN, via the exons ATGAGCGAGCTTGACCAGTTACGCCAGGAGGCCGAGCAGCTGAAAAACCAAATCAGA gATGCTAGGAAAGCATGTGCAGATGCCACCCTGGCTCAG ATCACAGCCAACATCGACCCAGTGGGGAGAATCCAGATGCGCACCAGGAGAACACTCCGGGGACACCTGGCCAAAATTTATGCAATGCACTGGGGGACTGATTCCAG GCTTCTAGTTAGTGCCTCCCAGGATGGCAAACTTATAATTTGGGACAGCTATACTACAAACAAG GTGCATGCGATTCCCCTGCGCTCCTCCTGGGTCATGACTTGTGCATATGCTCCCTCTGGGAATTACGTGGCTTGTGGTGGGCTCGACAACATCTGCTCCATTTATAACTTGAAAACTCGTGAAGGGAATGTCCGTGTCAGCCGTGAGCTCGCTGGGCACACAG GCTACTTGTCCTGCTGTCGTTTCCTGGATGATAATCAGATCGTCACCAGCTCTGGCGACACCACTTG TGCTCTCTGGGACATAGAAACTGGTCAGCAGACAACCACATTTACTGGGCACACTGGAGACGTGATGAGTTTGTCCCTTGCCCCCGATGCCCGGTGTTTTGTTTCTGGTGCCTGCGATGCCTCTGCCAAACTGTGGGACGTCAGAGAAGGAATGTGCCGGCAAACCTTCACCGGCCACGAGTCGGACATCAACGCCATCTGT TTCTTCCCCAACGGCAACGCCTTTGCCACGGGCTCGGACGATGCCACGTGCCGGCTCTTCGACCTGCGGGCTGACCAGGAGCTGATGGTTTATTCCCATGACAACATCATCTGTGGCATCACCTCTGTAGCATTTTCCAAGAGTGGCCGCCTGCTCCTAGCTGGGTATGATGACTTCAACTGCAACGTGTGGGACACGCTGAAAGCTGACAGAGCAG GTGTCCTTGCTGGTCACGATAACCGTGTCAGTTGCTTAGGTGTGACTGATGATGGCATGGCAGTGGCAACAGGGTCATGGGACAGCTTCCTCAAGATCTGGAACTGA